One window of the Desulfobaccales bacterium genome contains the following:
- a CDS encoding polysaccharide biosynthesis/export family protein: MTILVSMRSALLVALLAGVLGGCGTAATGVPPSALVAQVESDSRTRQQLQQQLLAQAGAVAPPNRRDYEVGPEDLLEVVVFGQDNLNRTVRVTGDGKISLPLVGEVQVAGQTPQAIEKRLAATYGSQYLRHPQITVSVKEFRHQRVAITGAVDKPGTYEMIGPRTLLEMLALAGGLQDKPGAAKAGDVVHIIRRHDAREDRGTAKSFSPRAETIVVDLKRLLAGEASLNVPIRHGDVIHVPFAGSAYVLGGVRRPGSVTVKDNLTVSQAVALAGGLDPLLATSKVSVTRRDEQGNAIQLAADLKRILNRQEEDIPLKDNDVVVVGESALRKGLFIFKELLPGTYSGAYRFAN, translated from the coding sequence ATGACCATCTTGGTTTCCATGCGAAGCGCCCTCCTTGTTGCCCTGCTGGCCGGGGTTCTGGGGGGCTGCGGCACCGCCGCCACCGGAGTGCCGCCCTCGGCCCTGGTGGCCCAGGTAGAAAGCGACAGCCGCACCCGGCAGCAGCTGCAGCAGCAGCTTCTGGCCCAGGCCGGAGCGGTGGCCCCGCCGAACCGCCGGGACTATGAAGTGGGGCCCGAAGACCTCCTGGAGGTGGTGGTCTTCGGCCAGGACAACCTGAACCGCACCGTCCGGGTCACCGGCGACGGCAAGATCAGCCTGCCCCTGGTGGGAGAAGTGCAGGTGGCCGGACAGACCCCCCAGGCCATCGAGAAGCGGCTGGCCGCCACCTACGGCTCCCAGTATCTGCGCCATCCCCAGATCACCGTGTCGGTCAAGGAATTCCGGCACCAGCGGGTGGCCATCACCGGCGCGGTGGACAAGCCCGGCACTTATGAGATGATCGGCCCCCGCACCCTGCTGGAGATGCTGGCCCTGGCCGGCGGCCTCCAGGACAAGCCCGGTGCCGCCAAGGCCGGGGATGTGGTGCACATCATCCGCCGCCATGACGCCCGGGAGGACCGGGGCACCGCCAAGTCCTTCTCCCCCCGGGCCGAGACCATCGTGGTGGATCTGAAGCGCCTGCTGGCTGGCGAGGCCTCCCTTAATGTGCCCATCCGCCACGGCGACGTCATCCACGTGCCCTTCGCCGGCAGTGCCTACGTGCTGGGGGGCGTCCGCCGGCCGGGGAGCGTCACCGTGAAAGACAACCTCACCGTAAGCCAGGCGGTGGCCCTGGCCGGGGGCCTGGACCCCCTGTTGGCCACCTCCAAAGTGAGCGTCACCCGGCGGGATGAGCAGGGGAACGCCATCCAGCTGGCCGCAGATCTGAAGCGCATCCTCAACCGCCAGGAGGAGGACATCCCCCTGAAGGACAATGACGTGGTGGTGGTGGGAGAGAGCGCCCTGCGCAAGGGCCTGTTTATCTTCAAGGAACTGCTTCCTGGAACCTATAGTGGCGCCTATCGGTTCGCCAACTGA
- a CDS encoding polysaccharide biosynthesis tyrosine autokinase — protein sequence MLQDNRSPMVIPGPGTPPAREVEYYADYFPGESLTTRDYLGILWTRKRWLLGTLVGLLLLTLLFCLVVTPVYRASTVIQITQDNPGARLGDSDALSTIQGGSELSKFQETQNKILASRALAWRLIESLNLAEHPDFHSVSKQEGLPPEKLKNDLIDLFLKKLEIKPIKDSFLVEVSFLSSDQSLAQKVANALPKEYVQLAIDSRSQSFVMVREWLEKQLEQMGQRLQASTRKLFDYSRKADIFVMEDLGGKDTVLFQKYVELGGLLTKAQSERLAKEAIYRQLKEKGPDASPITNHPLIASLRQEYVAQNAKVASLARIYLPGHPEMQAETAKLNELSSRLTAEVKRLQESARADYEAASRAEKLLSEAFETHKQQLAHLQDSLIDFQMLKRDTQTTEKLYQALLSRMGEATVASTMVASNVAVIDPADLPAEPHFPKTLLFLALAGVIGLGGGIGAAFLAEYLDDTLKTSEEAERICQTPTLGVIPAATPEKALPGPDLKDRLLAHIRIFRSPFGEQGEKEEGQADLIVVEQPRSPISEAVRHLRTSLMLSASGQPPRTLVITSPNPREGKSVISLNLAASLAQGQRRTILLDCDLRRPRLHQAFKLPSQPGLTNYLTGSATPEEIILPTSVENLWFVPAGPVPPNPAELLDSPRFRTFLAQLQQEYHHILLDTPPVLGFSDARVLAALADGVLLVVKYQGTTRDSGRLARQLFAQVRAPLLGLVLNQVNLNGHGRNGYYGQYYYDRFYGDSPEETRASDGL from the coding sequence ATGTTACAGGATAACCGCTCCCCCATGGTGATCCCTGGTCCCGGCACCCCGCCGGCCCGGGAGGTGGAATACTACGCCGACTACTTTCCCGGAGAGTCCCTCACCACCCGGGACTATCTGGGCATCCTGTGGACCCGCAAAAGGTGGTTGTTAGGCACTCTGGTCGGGCTCCTCCTCCTCACCTTGCTCTTCTGCCTGGTGGTCACCCCGGTCTATCGGGCCAGCACCGTCATCCAGATCACCCAGGACAATCCGGGGGCCCGGCTGGGGGATTCCGACGCCTTAAGCACCATTCAGGGAGGCTCGGAGCTGAGCAAGTTCCAGGAGACCCAGAACAAGATCCTGGCCAGCCGGGCCCTGGCCTGGCGCCTCATCGAATCCCTCAACCTGGCCGAGCACCCCGATTTTCACTCGGTGAGCAAGCAAGAGGGTCTCCCGCCGGAAAAACTCAAAAACGACCTCATCGACCTGTTCCTGAAAAAGCTGGAGATCAAGCCCATCAAGGACTCCTTCCTGGTGGAGGTCTCCTTTCTGTCCAGCGATCAGTCTCTGGCCCAGAAGGTGGCCAACGCCCTGCCCAAGGAATATGTCCAGCTGGCCATCGACAGCCGCAGCCAGTCCTTCGTGATGGTGCGGGAGTGGCTGGAGAAGCAACTGGAGCAGATGGGCCAGCGTCTCCAGGCCTCCACCCGCAAGCTCTTTGACTACAGCCGCAAGGCGGACATCTTCGTCATGGAGGATCTGGGGGGCAAGGACACGGTCCTGTTCCAGAAATACGTGGAGCTGGGAGGCCTGCTCACCAAGGCCCAGTCGGAGCGGCTGGCCAAGGAAGCCATCTACCGTCAGCTCAAGGAGAAGGGCCCCGACGCCTCCCCCATCACCAACCATCCCCTCATCGCCAGTCTGCGCCAGGAATATGTGGCCCAAAACGCCAAAGTGGCCAGCCTGGCCCGCATCTATCTCCCCGGCCACCCGGAGATGCAGGCCGAGACCGCCAAGCTCAACGAACTGAGTAGCCGCCTCACCGCGGAGGTGAAGCGTCTGCAGGAGAGCGCCCGGGCCGATTATGAGGCGGCCAGTCGGGCCGAAAAGCTCCTCAGCGAGGCCTTCGAGACCCACAAACAGCAGCTGGCCCACCTCCAGGACAGCCTCATTGACTTTCAGATGCTGAAGCGGGACACCCAGACCACCGAGAAACTCTACCAGGCCCTGTTATCCCGCATGGGGGAGGCCACGGTGGCCAGCACCATGGTGGCCAGCAACGTGGCGGTCATTGACCCGGCGGACCTGCCGGCGGAACCCCATTTCCCCAAAACCCTCCTCTTCCTGGCCCTGGCCGGGGTCATCGGCCTGGGAGGCGGCATCGGCGCCGCCTTCCTGGCGGAATACCTGGACGACACCCTGAAGACCTCGGAGGAGGCCGAGCGCATCTGCCAGACGCCCACCCTGGGGGTGATTCCCGCAGCCACCCCGGAGAAAGCCCTCCCGGGTCCGGATCTCAAGGACCGCCTCCTGGCCCATATCCGCATCTTTCGCAGCCCCTTTGGGGAACAGGGGGAAAAGGAAGAGGGTCAGGCCGATCTCATCGTGGTGGAGCAGCCCCGCTCGCCCATCAGCGAGGCGGTGCGCCATCTGCGCACCTCCCTGATGCTGTCGGCCTCCGGGCAGCCCCCCCGGACTTTGGTCATCACCAGTCCCAACCCCCGGGAGGGCAAGTCCGTCATCTCTTTGAACTTGGCAGCCTCCCTGGCCCAGGGACAGCGGCGGACCATTCTTTTGGACTGCGACCTGAGGCGGCCCCGGCTGCATCAGGCCTTCAAGCTGCCCTCCCAGCCAGGCCTCACCAATTACCTCACCGGCAGCGCCACCCCAGAGGAGATCATCCTTCCCACCTCGGTGGAGAACCTCTGGTTCGTGCCGGCAGGCCCGGTGCCCCCCAATCCCGCGGAACTGCTGGATTCCCCTCGTTTCCGCACCTTCCTGGCCCAGTTGCAGCAGGAATACCACCACATCCTGCTGGACACCCCGCCGGTCCTGGGGTTCAGTGACGCCCGGGTCTTGGCCGCGCTGGCGGACGGGGTCCTGTTGGTGGTCAAGTATCAGGGCACCACCCGGGATTCCGGGCGCCTGGCCCGGCAGCTCTTCGCCCAGGTCCGGGCTCCCCTCCTGGGTCTGGTGCTCAACCAGGTGAATCTCAATGGCCACGGTCGGAATGGTTATTATGGACAGTATTATTACGACCGGTTTTACGGCGACTCCCCTGAAGAAACCCGGGCCTCTGATGGCCTCTGA
- a CDS encoding SDR family NAD(P)-dependent oxidoreductase, which translates to MKEHFAHKTILITGAAGSVGQELVRQLLALEPAEIRAMDNNETELFHLRETYAACGRLTAYLGDVRDGRKLENLCHGVDLIFHVAAYKHVTLSEYNPFDVVQTNILGVKNVIQAALAHKVPRVIFTSSDKAVNPTNVMGTSKLMGERLMTAANIVTPNGRQVFSSVRFGNVIGSRGSVVPIFAEQIRRGQPVTVTDVHMTRFFMTLPEAARLVLEAAVLACGGEVLVTKMPVIRILDLAQAMIELLAPVYGYDPDDLEIRFIGARSGEKLYEELMSQEETGRAVELEKMFVILPAMRSFYQKIDYSYPGEVFPRGVPRAYVSSREKPMTVEQIKNYLRENGVLPEVTREVSPWPLPSRREVPPLQILPAMRASGRG; encoded by the coding sequence ATGAAAGAGCATTTTGCCCACAAGACCATCCTCATTACCGGCGCCGCCGGTTCGGTGGGGCAGGAACTGGTGCGCCAGCTCCTGGCCCTGGAGCCGGCGGAGATCCGGGCCATGGACAACAACGAAACCGAGCTCTTCCACCTCCGGGAGACCTATGCCGCCTGCGGCCGCCTCACCGCCTACCTGGGGGATGTGCGGGACGGACGCAAACTGGAGAATCTCTGCCATGGCGTGGATCTTATCTTCCACGTGGCGGCCTACAAGCATGTCACCCTGTCGGAATACAACCCCTTTGACGTGGTCCAGACCAATATTCTGGGGGTGAAAAACGTCATCCAGGCGGCCTTGGCCCACAAAGTCCCCCGGGTGATCTTCACCAGCTCCGACAAGGCGGTGAACCCCACCAATGTCATGGGCACTTCCAAGCTCATGGGGGAGCGCCTCATGACCGCCGCCAACATCGTCACCCCCAACGGCCGCCAGGTCTTCTCCAGCGTCCGTTTCGGCAATGTCATCGGCTCCCGGGGGTCGGTGGTGCCCATCTTTGCGGAGCAGATCCGCCGGGGCCAGCCGGTGACGGTGACCGATGTCCACATGACTCGTTTCTTCATGACCTTACCGGAAGCGGCCCGCCTGGTCCTGGAGGCCGCGGTGCTGGCCTGCGGCGGCGAGGTCCTGGTCACCAAGATGCCGGTGATACGCATCCTGGATCTGGCCCAGGCCATGATCGAGCTTCTGGCCCCGGTGTATGGCTATGACCCCGATGACCTGGAGATCCGCTTCATCGGCGCCCGCTCCGGCGAAAAGCTCTACGAGGAGCTCATGAGCCAGGAGGAGACCGGCCGGGCGGTGGAGCTGGAGAAGATGTTCGTCATCCTGCCGGCCATGCGCAGCTTTTACCAGAAGATCGACTACTCCTATCCGGGAGAGGTCTTCCCCCGAGGGGTGCCCCGGGCCTACGTCTCCTCCCGGGAAAAGCCGATGACCGTGGAGCAGATCAAGAATTATTTGCGGGAAAACGGAGTGTTGCCGGAGGTGACGCGGGAGGTCTCTCCCTGGCCGTTGCCTTCCCGCCGGGAGGTTCCGCCCCTCCAGATCCTTCCGGCCATGCGGGCCTCAGGCAGGGGGTGA
- a CDS encoding NAD-dependent epimerase/dehydratase family protein → MRILVLGGDGYLGWPTAMHLSAAGHEVMVVDNYFRRHICTALNCEPLVPVPNLHQRAELWRAHSGLTIQVAVGDVCDYPFLSRVFQDFGPEGVVHYAEQPSAPYSMRDRESALFTLTNNLVSTLNLIHAVAEFQPDCHIVKLGTMGVYGTPNIDIEEGYLEVEYKGRRHTFLYPKTPGSLYHLTKSQDGDMLYFYARMWNLRVTDLNQGPVYGLSAGLEEGEERLATIFNYDDVFGTVLNRFLVQAVAGFPLTVYGRGGQTRGYLHLKDTLACITLALTQPAAPGQYRVFNQFVETFTVLELAQRVQEAAQELGVEVTIRRLPNPRQEAEEHYYNPAHTGLLSLGLQPHYLTREVLVEMLQMVRRHRERIRPEYILPRITWQPRRPVATAEPQPLRLVTNL, encoded by the coding sequence ATGCGGATTCTGGTGTTAGGCGGGGACGGCTATCTGGGGTGGCCCACGGCCATGCATCTTTCCGCCGCCGGCCACGAGGTCATGGTGGTGGACAACTACTTCCGGCGGCACATCTGCACTGCCCTTAATTGCGAGCCTCTGGTGCCGGTGCCCAACTTGCATCAGCGGGCCGAGCTCTGGCGGGCCCACTCCGGTCTCACCATTCAAGTGGCGGTGGGGGACGTGTGCGATTACCCCTTCCTCTCCCGGGTCTTTCAGGACTTCGGGCCGGAGGGGGTGGTGCACTACGCCGAGCAGCCCTCGGCCCCGTACTCCATGCGGGACCGGGAGAGCGCCCTCTTCACCCTGACCAACAACCTGGTGTCCACCCTGAACCTCATCCACGCGGTGGCGGAATTCCAGCCGGACTGTCACATCGTCAAGCTGGGGACCATGGGCGTGTATGGCACCCCCAACATCGACATCGAAGAAGGCTATCTGGAGGTGGAATACAAAGGCCGCCGGCACACCTTCCTCTATCCCAAGACGCCCGGCTCCCTCTACCACCTCACCAAATCCCAGGACGGGGACATGCTTTATTTCTACGCCCGCATGTGGAACCTGAGGGTCACGGACCTCAACCAGGGGCCGGTCTACGGGCTGAGCGCCGGTCTGGAGGAAGGGGAGGAGCGCCTGGCCACCATCTTCAATTACGATGACGTCTTCGGCACGGTGCTGAACCGCTTCCTGGTGCAGGCGGTGGCGGGCTTTCCCCTCACGGTGTATGGGCGGGGCGGCCAGACCCGGGGCTATCTGCACCTGAAAGATACCCTGGCCTGCATCACCCTGGCCCTCACGCAGCCCGCCGCGCCAGGGCAATACCGGGTCTTCAATCAGTTTGTGGAGACCTTCACCGTCCTGGAGCTGGCCCAGCGGGTCCAGGAGGCCGCCCAGGAGCTGGGGGTGGAGGTGACTATTCGGCGCCTTCCCAATCCCCGCCAGGAGGCAGAGGAGCATTACTACAATCCGGCCCACACCGGCCTCCTCTCTCTGGGTCTCCAGCCCCACTACCTGACCCGGGAGGTGCTGGTGGAGATGCTGCAGATGGTCCGGCGCCACCGGGAGAGGATCCGGCCGGAGTATATCCTGCCCCGCATCACCTGGCAGCCGAGACGCCCGGTGGCTACGGCGGAGCCCCAGCCGCTTCGGCTGGTCACCAATCTCTAA
- a CDS encoding phosphoadenosine phosphosulfate reductase family protein: MNPNGLEEKIRLSREVLEEALARFEGAIALAWTGGKDSTTILHLLKEIGGGRVPIPVLNIDTSVKFPEIYAFRDRLAREWELNLIIARNEEAIRTIRIAADQEECCTLLKTQVIARAVADHGWQALITGMRWDEQPDRRQEAYFAPRPNPEHVRVHPILHFTELDIWAYQKTHDVPFCSLYRQGYRSLGCAPCTQRGVAGGAERAGRNPKKEEIMKRLRAMGYF, translated from the coding sequence ATGAACCCCAATGGTCTAGAAGAAAAGATCCGGCTGAGCCGGGAAGTCCTGGAGGAGGCCCTCGCCCGTTTCGAGGGCGCTATCGCCCTGGCCTGGACCGGGGGCAAGGACTCCACCACCATCCTACACCTGCTCAAGGAGATCGGCGGCGGGCGGGTGCCCATCCCGGTGCTGAACATCGACACCAGCGTCAAGTTCCCGGAGATCTATGCCTTCCGGGACCGGCTGGCCCGGGAATGGGAGCTCAACCTCATCATTGCCCGTAACGAGGAGGCCATTCGCACCATCCGCATCGCCGCCGACCAGGAGGAGTGCTGCACCCTGCTCAAGACCCAGGTGATTGCCCGGGCCGTCGCGGACCACGGCTGGCAGGCCCTCATCACCGGCATGCGCTGGGACGAGCAGCCCGACCGGCGCCAGGAGGCTTACTTTGCCCCGCGCCCCAACCCCGAACACGTCCGGGTCCACCCCATTTTGCATTTCACCGAGCTGGACATCTGGGCCTACCAGAAAACTCATGACGTGCCTTTCTGTTCCCTTTATCGCCAGGGTTACCGCAGCCTGGGCTGCGCCCCCTGCACCCAACGGGGTGTTGCCGGCGGGGCCGAACGGGCGGGCCGCAACCCCAAAAAAGAAGAGATCATGAAACGCCTCAGGGCCATGGGATATTTTTAG
- a CDS encoding lipopolysaccharide biosynthesis protein, which yields MAPSPLLRTLAADSLLVLAVKVLSLPLGYYSLILLARYYGAEALGTYTLGVYLLSTLAVICRLGLDTGILRFFAAWGPETGRQRLLGLLLPALGLVGGLGAAAGGGLWLTGPWLAGRFQAPELPILLPWLALLLPLTAAVGVGAEALRALQGPRWVVLSHDGVFPLFFLIMICALAGKPGAQAVASLGLALCLSHLAAGSLIVARLLGGLRQRPGGPGQGRHFGALLSYSTPLFLSALVWLAFGSLDSLLLGWFQPPAQVAYFEAANKTALLVSLPLIAINAVLPPLFSRLHQQGDHRQLEDLGRAASRWTYYLALPLTLGCLLLAPRLLAWFGAGFEAGALALRLLALAQLVNVACGSVGFLLAMTGHQVALTRLLALAAVGGLPLLALGAAVGGLTGLAVAKALWLAGVNLAMTWAAYRRLGLTIFARDLFPAHLGGAVAAGIFSLFLNPLGPVAASLLFGLAYLGLTARPVLQEMSLLFQTPLKEGTS from the coding sequence ATGGCGCCCTCTCCCCTGTTACGCACCCTGGCGGCGGACTCCCTGCTGGTATTGGCGGTCAAGGTTCTCAGTCTGCCGCTGGGGTATTATTCCCTGATCCTCCTGGCCCGCTATTATGGGGCCGAGGCCCTGGGCACCTATACCCTCGGGGTCTATCTTCTCTCTACCCTGGCGGTCATCTGCCGCCTGGGCTTGGATACCGGCATCCTGCGCTTCTTTGCCGCCTGGGGTCCGGAGACCGGCCGGCAGCGGCTCCTGGGCCTGCTGCTCCCGGCCTTGGGGCTGGTAGGCGGCTTGGGGGCCGCAGCCGGTGGTGGACTCTGGCTCACCGGCCCCTGGCTGGCCGGCCGGTTCCAGGCGCCTGAGCTCCCCATCCTGCTGCCTTGGCTGGCCCTGCTGCTGCCTCTCACCGCCGCGGTGGGGGTCGGTGCCGAAGCCTTGCGGGCCCTGCAGGGGCCGCGGTGGGTGGTTCTGAGCCATGACGGGGTCTTCCCTTTGTTCTTTCTGATTATGATCTGCGCCCTGGCGGGGAAGCCGGGAGCCCAGGCCGTGGCCAGCCTGGGGCTGGCGCTCTGCCTCAGCCACCTGGCCGCCGGCTCCCTCATCGTGGCCCGGCTTCTGGGAGGTTTGCGCCAGCGTCCCGGAGGGCCAGGCCAGGGGCGCCACTTCGGAGCTTTGCTCAGCTATAGCACTCCCCTGTTCCTCAGCGCCCTGGTGTGGCTGGCCTTCGGTTCCCTGGACAGCCTGCTCTTGGGGTGGTTTCAGCCGCCGGCCCAGGTGGCCTACTTTGAGGCCGCCAACAAGACCGCCCTGTTGGTGAGCCTGCCCCTTATCGCCATCAACGCGGTGCTGCCGCCCCTCTTCAGCCGCCTGCATCAGCAAGGGGACCACCGCCAGCTGGAGGATCTCGGTCGGGCCGCCTCCCGCTGGACCTACTACCTGGCCCTGCCTTTGACCCTGGGATGCCTTCTCCTCGCACCCCGCCTGCTGGCCTGGTTCGGAGCAGGCTTCGAGGCCGGAGCCCTGGCGCTTAGGCTCCTGGCCCTGGCGCAGTTGGTGAACGTGGCCTGCGGCTCAGTGGGGTTTCTTTTGGCCATGACCGGGCACCAGGTGGCTCTGACCCGCCTCCTGGCCCTGGCGGCCGTGGGGGGCCTGCCCTTGCTGGCTCTGGGAGCCGCCGTGGGGGGACTCACCGGCTTGGCCGTTGCCAAGGCCCTTTGGCTGGCGGGGGTCAATCTGGCGATGACTTGGGCGGCCTATCGCCGTCTGGGACTGACCATCTTCGCCCGGGACCTTTTCCCGGCCCATCTGGGAGGCGCGGTGGCCGCCGGCATCTTCAGTCTGTTTCTGAACCCCCTGGGACCTGTGGCCGCCTCCCTGCTCTTCGGCCTTGCCTATCTAGGCCTCACCGCCCGACCGGTCCTTCAGGAAATGAGCCTGTTATTTCAGACGCCTCTCAAGGAGGGGACCTCATGA
- a CDS encoding sulfatase, translated as MTLAGPPHIVLIVLDTTGAGHLSLYGYSRPTTPQMVRLATECRVYTRCYAPGCWTVPSHASMFTGLYPGQHGACEGNFLIGDNLQHLTAVLKMAGYRTLGISSNGLVSPATGLCGAFDDFVDFGRHDLHRFFHNLTGEARKDPGELGRRLKQAVTLKEAVALAVAYLRETGGAAQLSRTAWQLARRLLRDFWHPSPVAKSAGYTEKTLAWVRRTLRRLAREPEQPFFLFINLMEAHQTYRPPLRWRRFSRWQDRAWVDPQRFYRRPQNSDTAQLVETYRNLYDDEILYQDDVLGRLWETLRQSPAFENTVVIVTSDHGEHLGEKGHYTHILSLYNELLWVPLIIRYPRGWAAPGTDDRLVSLTDLYATLLDLVGSPLPRPATSHSLLEPPSRTTAVAQLLYPEMWLTQWQHRARQAAVARETFSPSRFAVFLDNGLKILERWDGELEIYDLKKDPAEQNDLRPRLTPEALAEFRALVALHQEETGFWTRRREILQLRGLAAPEASLEAQPCAVYSAA; from the coding sequence ATGACTCTTGCGGGCCCGCCCCATATTGTCCTCATCGTCCTGGACACCACCGGCGCCGGGCATCTGTCCCTTTACGGCTATTCCCGGCCCACCACGCCCCAGATGGTTCGCCTGGCTACGGAGTGCCGGGTCTACACCCGCTGCTATGCCCCGGGATGCTGGACCGTGCCTTCCCATGCCTCCATGTTCACCGGTCTCTATCCCGGCCAGCATGGTGCCTGTGAGGGCAATTTCCTGATCGGGGATAACCTCCAGCACCTTACCGCGGTGCTCAAGATGGCCGGCTACCGCACTCTGGGTATTTCCTCCAACGGTCTGGTAAGTCCTGCCACCGGCCTGTGCGGCGCCTTTGACGACTTCGTCGATTTCGGCCGCCACGATCTCCATCGGTTTTTCCATAACCTTACCGGGGAGGCCCGAAAAGACCCCGGCGAGCTGGGCCGCCGGCTGAAACAGGCGGTGACCCTGAAAGAGGCGGTGGCCCTCGCCGTGGCCTACCTGAGAGAAACCGGCGGGGCGGCGCAGCTCAGCCGCACCGCCTGGCAACTGGCCCGGCGGCTGCTCCGGGATTTTTGGCACCCCAGCCCGGTGGCCAAGTCCGCCGGCTATACCGAAAAGACCTTGGCCTGGGTCCGCCGCACCCTTCGCCGCCTCGCCCGGGAGCCGGAGCAGCCCTTCTTTCTGTTCATCAACCTCATGGAGGCCCACCAGACCTACCGCCCTCCCCTGCGCTGGCGACGCTTCTCCCGCTGGCAGGACCGGGCCTGGGTGGACCCCCAGCGTTTCTACCGCCGGCCGCAGAATTCCGACACGGCGCAGCTGGTGGAGACGTACCGCAACCTCTATGATGACGAAATCCTCTATCAGGATGACGTTCTGGGCCGGTTGTGGGAGACCCTGCGCCAGTCCCCCGCCTTTGAGAATACCGTGGTCATCGTCACCTCGGACCACGGCGAGCACCTGGGCGAAAAGGGGCATTACACCCACATCCTCTCCCTTTACAACGAACTGCTCTGGGTGCCCCTCATCATTCGCTATCCCCGGGGCTGGGCGGCGCCGGGGACGGATGATCGCCTGGTGTCTCTGACCGACCTTTACGCCACGCTGCTTGACCTGGTGGGCAGCCCCCTGCCCCGCCCGGCCACGTCCCATTCCCTCCTGGAGCCCCCCTCCCGGACCACCGCCGTGGCCCAGCTCCTCTACCCGGAGATGTGGCTCACCCAGTGGCAACATCGGGCCCGGCAGGCCGCCGTGGCCCGGGAGACCTTCTCCCCTTCCCGGTTTGCCGTCTTTCTGGACAATGGCCTCAAAATTCTGGAGCGCTGGGACGGGGAGCTGGAAATCTATGACCTGAAAAAAGATCCCGCGGAACAGAACGACCTCCGGCCCCGGCTGACCCCGGAGGCCCTGGCGGAGTTCCGGGCCCTGGTGGCTTTGCACCAGGAGGAGACCGGGTTCTGGACTCGGCGCCGGGAGATTCTCCAGCTTCGGGGGCTGGCGGCGCCGGAGGCGTCCCTGGAGGCCCAGCCATGTGCGGTATATTCGGCCGCATAA